From the Lepus europaeus isolate LE1 chromosome 14, mLepTim1.pri, whole genome shotgun sequence genome, the window ATCACTGCTTGAATGGGATCCAGAGGTGGAAATCAagcctgggcactctgatgtgggacactcaAATGCTGCGCTCTTCTCCAGTGTAGTCTTTTAATATAAAAGtgttaactactaggccaaactcCCACCCTGATAGCCAGCACTTACGGAATACTTGACCATGTACAGCCATGTGCCAGTTCCTCATATGCATTAACTTACATAGTCCTGAGGCCGGCActctggcacagtggattaatcctccacctgtgcagccggcatcccataagggcaccggttctagtctcggttgctcctcttccactccagctctctgctgtggcctgggaaagcagtggaagatggcccaagtccttgggcctttgcacctgtgtgggaaaccagatgaagcacctggcttcagattggcacaactctggccattacggccatttagggagtgaaccagtggaaagaagacctttctctctgtctctccctctcactgtccgtaaccctacctctcaaataaataaataaaatcttagaaaaaaaaaccttacatagTCCTCAGAATAACCCCATGAAGCGGATGCTGTTACTTCTTACTTTctataaataggaaaataaaggCTTAGGGAGCTTAATTACCAAGGTCTCTCAGATGATACATACGGCAAAGCTGGGGCTCTGGCGTAGGCATCGTGACTACCAAGCCATTGTGTTAATCACTGTTCTACTCGTCTCCCTGTTTGTAAAGATAGAATAGTCTGAATTCTAGATGTCTGTCTTCCTACTGTCTCTGGCAGGAATATTAGCATGCAGCTCACCCTTAAAATGTTAGTAACTAATtaagaatatgaaaatagatATGTACTAGGACATAGCCCTTGTTTTCCCCTCAGTGGAAACCGTTAGCCCATGCATTTTGCATATTGAATCCTATCCCAGGCATCCCATTGGAAAGATAGTGATACAGTAACTGGAGAACATCCAGAGGCAGGCTAATGTCAGTGAGGGTTCTGAAGGCCACAGCCCATGAGGGATGCTTGCAGGACCTGGTTCTACTTCACCTACACAAGAGAGGCTTTAGGATACACGTGGCAGCTCCTCATTAGTCTGAAAGGCTGGCTTGTAGCAGGAAAGTCAGACATGCTCCGTGTGGCAACACGGGGAGAAACCAGGTGGGGACGTAGGCCTGGTGGCCAGCTGTCTCAGTGGAGTTGCTTGGTCCTAGGTCACTAACATTTGCTGAGAGTGCACAaagagttcttttatttatttatttatttatttatttgaaagtcagagttatatggagagagagggagaggcagagagagggagagagagatagagaggtcttccatccacaatggccggagctgtgccgatccaaagccaggagcttcttctggtactcccacgcaggtgcagaggcccaagcacctgggccatcctctactgctttcccaggccacagcagagagctgggttggaagtggagcagctgggtcttgaactggtgcccatatgggatgccggggcttcaggccagggcattaaagcACTgcgccccagtgccggcccctcagagAGTTCTGTGTGTAATCTCACAGCCCGGTGAGAACGTGTCTGCATTCACACAGCAAAACACTGAGATTTGGAAAGGCTGGGAGGATACTGTGACAGAGCCGGGATCTGAACCCCACACACAGTGGGTAGTGACTTCCCGGGCTAGCTGATGGCCAGGATGACATACACTGGACTCGCCACTGAAAAGCGGCCTGTGTAGAGGGCTTCTTTGATTGCTAGCAGTTTGACTATCTGATTCTTCACTCATCATATTTTTGAGGAAATACACCTTGTTTTTAACTTAACAACATTGATGGGTGCAGGGGATAAATGGCTAACGACCTAGAGGGTCACACTTACTGAAACTTACAGTCTGTAACCTGTAAACTATAAATTAGTGAACTAGAActataaattttaactaaaatgaaaaataagctttGTCTTAAAGTACCTCACATAGCTCGGGGCTCTCAGAGTTCTCTGCAGGAGCATCTGTAATGGGCAAGGTGAACGAATCCGTGTCCCTGGGGAGACTGGGGCAGCAGCTTGAGGGAGGCCGCCACAGGCAAGCAGCTCCTCTGACATTGCCTTGTTCATCCTAACCATTCACTCAAATGCTGCGCTCTTCTCCAGTGTAGTCTTTTAATATAAAAGTAATGTTTTACCATACCCACTGTCACGAAATTTGAAACCCCACTACGTCTCAGGGTGTACACATTCCAGCTTAATAAGCCAGTTGCTCATAGCAACACCTTATCCTACTATAAAAGATTCTTTCAAGGAAACCTTATGGATATGGGATTTTTATCAAGGAAACTGTGGAGATAGGATTTCATCAATCAAGAATAAACATTCATACTGGTTACGTCCTAGAGATTTTACTTTTCCTTCTTCTAACATTACTTTCTCTTACAGATGGTTGAGTagaatgaaatacagaaaattataTAGATGgtgaaacaggaaaagaaacaaattactTGAAAGAGTAGGATATAATTATGTTGGCATGTGAGAATTATTTAAAGTTATAAAGGTTGGCAAAAATATTATACATTAAACTACATGTTTAGCACATGTAGTTCAGAACTAAGGTTTCACTAGGGCTTTTaacatttctgtgtttttgaaCTTAAAATGATGATTCTAAATGAAATTGTATCAAAATCAagcattcacttttttaaagtgGATGTTGCTTGTTTTAGGGAATATgaatatacaaaaatgtatatgtaATAATTCAGTGAATATAATCTTTTTGTTTAGGAGAGAAGCCATATGAATGCCCAAACTGCAAGAAACGTTTTTCCCACTCTGGTTCCTATAGTTCACACATAAGCAGTAAGAAATGTATCAGCCTGATGCCTGTGAACGGGCGGCCAAGGACAGGAATCAAGACGTCTCAGTGTTCCTCGCCATCTCTGTCGGCATCACCAGGCAGTCCCACGCGACCACAGATCCGGCAAAAGATAGAGAATAAACCCCTTCAAGAACAACTTTCTGTAAACCAAATTAAAACTGAACCTGTGGATTATGAATTCAAACCCATCGTGGTTGCTTCAGGAATCAACTGTTCAGCCCCTTTACAAAACGGGGTTTTTAGCGGTGGTGGCCCTTTACAGGCGACCAGTTCTCCTCAGGGTGTGGTGCAAGCTGTTGTTCTGCCAACAGTTGGTTTGGTGTCTCCTATTAGTATCAATTTAAGTGACATTCAGAATGTACTTAAAGTGGCAGTCGATGGTAATGTCATAAGGCAAGTTTTGGAGAATAATCAAGCCAATCTTGCATCCAAAGAACAAGACACAATCAGTGCTGCATCCCTACAACAAGGTGGCCACTCTGTGATTTCAGCCATCAGCCTTCCTTTGGTTGATCAAGATGGAACAACCAAAATTATCATTAACTACAGTCTGGAGCAGCCTAGCCAACTTCAGGTTGTTCcgcagaatttaaaaaaagaaaatccggTCCCCACAAACAGCTGCAAAAGTGAGAAGCTACCGGAAGATCTGACTGTTAAGTCTGAGAAGGACAAAAGCTTTGAAGGAGGCGCGGATGATAGCACTTGCCTTCTGTGTGACGACTGTCCGGGCGATCTCAATGCACTTCCTGAACTAAAGCACTATGACCTGCAGCAGCCTGCGCAGCCgcctccagccccggccccggaaGCAGAGAAGGCCGAGGCGTCTGTCCCTTCAGGCGCTGGGGATGGCAGTTTGTCTCCTAGTCACCCGCCTCTGAAGAACCTCTTGTCCCTTCTGAAAGCATATTATGCTTTGAACGCGCAGCCCAGCGCAGAGGAGCTCTCCAAAATCGCCGACTCGGTGAACCTACCCCTGGATGTCGTCAAGAAGTGGTTTGAGAAGATGCAGGCTGGGCAGATTTCAGTGCAGCCTTCTGAACCGTCTTCTCCTGAACCCGGCACAGTAAACACCCCCGTGAAGAATGAGGATCAGCCTCAACCCACAACTGAAAGTGAAGCCCAGGACGGCACAAAAAGCCTACAGAGTCCTCTGAAGAAGACTGACTCTCCGGGTCCGCCGGCGGGATCAGCCATCAGCGGCTCTAGAAGTAGTACCCCGTCCCCATCCCCTCTCAACCTTTCCTCATCCAGAAATCCACAGGGTTACTCGTACACAGCAGAGGGTGCACAGGAAGAGCCTCAAGTAGAACCTCTTGATCTTTCACTACCAAAGCAACAGGGAGAATCATTGGAAAGGTCAACTATCACTAGTGTTTACCAGAACAGTGTTTATTCTGTCCAGGAAGAACCCTTGAACTTGTCTTGTGCAAAAAAGGAGCCACAAAAGGACACTTGTGTTACAGACTCAGAACCAGTTGTAAATGTAATCCCACCAAGTGCCAACCCCATAAATATTGCTATCCCGACAGTCACTGCCCAGTTACCCACAATCGTGGCCATTGCTGACCAGAACAGTGTTCCGTGCTTACGCGCACTGGCTGCCAATAAGCAGACTATTCTGATTCCCCAGGTGGCTTACACATACTCAGCTACAGTCAGCCCTGCCGTCCAGGAGCCACCCTTGAAAGTCATCCAGCCCAATGGAAGTCAGGTAAAATATATCCTCATCCCGAATCCGCCAGTGAATGCTAGTTGGAAAGTTGCCTAATAAAAATGAGTCACCACAGAGCCAAAAAGGTTGTTACAAATTGCCGTTTCCAAAATGAAATAGATCGttgtttgctttaattttttgtgGCATGGTTGATGTTTTCCGTTGTTTACTAATCCGGGGTATTGTTATCAACTGAGGTGTGAGTGAAAATGATTTATGAGTCTCAGCTAAACATCTGCTTGAGAttacaaatgaaagagaaaagcaaaattgggATGCTCATTGATGGAATTACTATTTTGTAGTTCAATTCCCAAAATTAGTGATAGTTTCTGCCTTGATTATGATCATTAGTAAATGGAGATAGGAGAGTACttacaagttcatggaaaagggctattgaaagataagtttctgGCGgcataaaaacaaatgtttggGATCCATGTGTAGATTTTCCTTAGGCACATTCATGATACACTTTGGAAGCTCTTTCCTGTATTCCTATCCACAGGTGAGCACCAGGCAGACCAGCTACTGCTTCTCACATACTAACACCTCATTTTACAAAAGACTTCATTAAACAAGAATTCCGTACATGAAGACCTTAACCTAGGGAATTTGCCAATCATTTTCTGAGCTGTAGATGTTAGTAGGAGGAAATGTGGCTGTGAATCTATATATTCACTCTCCACTCTATGGAAATGTACATGGTAGTTTTGGGTGTGGCTTTTTATGTGACTCTTGTATGTCTCGTTGTCCAGGCTGTTCTCATGTCACTAACCTTGATGTCTCCTGTCTTTTCCATCAACTTCTGATTGAATCAAATGAATCAGAGAGATAGCTATTTGTTCTTTCATGTAAATGTCTTCTATAAGTAGGTTCAGTTATAACAATTTCAATATCCTGTTCAGATGTGTGTTTGCTGCTTTTGTTCTCCCTTAAATATTGCTACTGACTAAGTTTCCTGTCATTGTGATAACTCTTGCACAACCCATGAATTCCTCTAAATTTTTCGTGTATAGAGCACTTTCTAGGCATTTGAGTACAAAAACATTTGTGCAGTCTTAGGACTAGATGAAACAGCAATGAAAGCAGTCAGGTTATTTTAACACCCGTTGGCAGCTCAGAAATGACCCCAGCAAATGACTGCGCCTCTCCTACCTTAGCAAAGATGTCAGAAATGTGGAAAGCACTGGACTTGCAGAAACGTTAGCAGTTTAGAGGCAGTAAAATGGGAGACTAGAGAAAAGACCCAAGCTCTTAGAGGACCTAATTCCTCATGTCCCCTGCAGGATTATTCCATCAACAAGAGCCTCCTGCCAGAATTGCCTTCCTGAGATTGCCtgcattttgttttcattctacTCTAATTCTAAAGATTCATTTTGACTACCAAGTATTCCTGTTTAAAAATGTGGACCTGCCTGCACTTTTTTTCCAGCCTGCCCCATAAAATAATGGTAGAGCAGAGCTCCTTCCTTCCAATGAGACAAATGTTAGCTCCAAGAATCTAAAGACCACTTTTTAAAAGTCTGAATTCTTGCCTAGTGAAAGCcagaatgaaaaacaaaggcAGATAATACAGTCATATGTTACCGATTAATTCATACTCACCAAACTTTCTGCAAATTTTTCACAAAAAAACTTCACGTGGAACCAAGTAAATTTTGTTAGTACACATTGTACATTCTTTTTACATGCTTTCCTTCCAGTGCCAGTTATTATGTTTTTGCTGTAGTTTTGTCTGTATTAGGCCCACCTCATTTTTATCCAAGCAACCCCCTCTTGTCGTCTTCCCTTGCTGTAGGAAATGAGCCACACTGTGCTTGTTTTGGTCAAGTTGTTGAAATTATAAATCCGTTCATCTTTAATCTATGCTTTTATTTGCATGCCTTGTTTCTATGTTAAGTTGCATTTTCTTATTCTCGACTTCCTTTAGGATGAAAGGCAAGACACTAGCTCAGAAGGGGTGTCAAACGTCGAGGATCAGAATGACTCTGATTCCACGCCACCCAAAAAGAAAATGCGAAAGACAGAAAATGGAATGTATGCTTGTGATCTGTGTGATAAGATATTCCAGAAGAGTAGCTCATTATTGAGACACAAATATGAACACACAGGTATGTCAGTGAACACACACATACTGGCCTTTCTAAAAGTGCCTGTGCTATGATGTATTGAAAAAGTGCTATATCAAATACTCATGTTCTTTGAATTAATGGTCTTTCTGGTTTTCACTTCTCTGATCTTGCCACTTTAGCTGTCCACCTGCTTCCACCTGGTGTATTTAAGTTctgtgcctttattttttttttttcctctgtttttaaaTGACTTGATATCCCTTTAACTCATCACAGTGTTTACTCTGTCCGCACTGATTTAATGCAAGATCATGCTGTATAAATAAGCACACAGTACCCATTAGTGGAAAACAGATCAGCGGGCTAAGGCAGTGAGACAGGATCTGGCCCTATAAAAGAAAGCGCTGCTTCGTAAGTGTGCAGCGTGCCCCGCGTCGGAAGGGTTCAGGTAAGCCTACTGTGTGTAGGAAGAGCTTCTGTCTAAATCCTGGGGCCCCGTGCAACCCTGAGATTCTACAGTTCTTCCACAGACCAGACACTCTAGGATAACTCAGAGATGGACAACAGTAGCTAAGAATGTTTTCTTCGCGTTCGATAACCCCTGAAAACGATGGGGACTCCCGACATGGAGTCGCGGGAGGGCGGGTTGTCAGCGTGCGGTGACTGAGGCTGTTGGCGCAGAGCCACTCCCAGCTGTCGTCTGTGTCTGCCAGGCTTCCCTCGCAGGCCTCCAGGGCACCGCGCGGTGTGTCACGGAGCCACCTGGCACGCACCGCTCTGTCGACCGTGGCTCTTCCAGAACACACTTGCCGGCTCCTGCCCGGCTCCCTCCGTCCGGCGGCTGGCGGCCCCCGGGAGGGTGGGAGAGCCCCTGACCAGTGAGTACCTCGCTGTGGCCTGGACACGCCCGCCAGGCTGACTCCAGGCTCCAGGAGCCCGGGCTTCCCGACTGCAGAATTCCTGAGAAGGGAAGGCGCCAGCCCGTGGGAGACGCCGTGGGAGGCAGGTCGCTGTCCCCGCACTGCCCGCCACGGTCCTTCCGTTCCCGCCTCCCGCTGGCCACTCACCTTGCCCGTTCACCTCTTAGAACAGGGACGGACtgtgccctcccccagcccataGACTGACACAGCCCAGGACGCCGGGCGGTTCCCGGAACGTCTGAGACCGAGATCCCGGCCCCAGCAAGGCTGCcgcggaggggaggggcggggaggggcggcgaTGAGGCAGCCGGGTCCCCGCTGGACCCGGTGTCCACCCTGCCTCGCGGcacccctgcccctctgctcCACCCCGGCTCCGCCCCACGGGAGCCGCACCCCCGCCCCTCTGCTCCACCCCAGTTCAGCCCCACGGGagctgcaccccagccccacGCCTGCACCCCGGCTCCGCCCCACGGGAGCTGCCCCACGGGAGCCGCACCCCCGCCCCTCTGCTCCACCCCGGCTCTGCCCCAGGGGAGCCGcacccctgcccctctgctccaccctggctctgccccaggggAGCCGCACCCCCGCCCCTCTGCTCCACCCCGGCTCTGCCCCACGGGAGCCGcacccctgcccctctgctcCACCCCGGTTCAGCCCCACGGAAGCTGCACCCCGGCTCCGCCCCACGGGAGCCGCACCCCCGCCCCTCTGCTCCACCCCGGCTCTGCCCCAGGGGAGctgcacccctgcccctctcctccgccccagctgccccaggagccgcatccctgcctctctgctccaccctggctgcagccccaTGGGAACTGCCCCACGGGAGCCGCACCCCCGCCCCTCTCCTCCGCCCCCGGCTCTGCCCCACGGGAGCCgcacccctgcccctctcctccacccctggCTCCGCCCCACGGGAGCCGtacccctgcccctctcctccaccccggCCGCCCCACGGGAGCCGCACCCCAGCCCCACGCCTGCACCCCGGCTCTGCCCCACGGGAGCCGCACCCCcgcccctctcctccacccctggctccgccccacgggagctgcacccccacccctctcctccgCCCCCGGCTCCGCCCCACGGGAGCCgcacccctgcccctctccaccACCCCTGGCTCCGCCCCACGGGAGCCGTACCCCcgcccctctcctccaccccggCCGCCCCACGGGAGCCgcacccctgcccctctcctccgCCCCCGGCTCAGCCCCACGGGAGCCGCACCCCcgcccctctcctccacccctggCTCCGCCCCACAGGAGCCGCACCCcgcccctctcctccaccccggCCGCCCCACGGGAGCCGCACCCCAGCCCCACGCCTGCACCCCGGCTCTGCCCCACGGGAGCCGCACCCCcgcccctctcctccacccctggCTCCGCCCCACAGGAGCCGCACCCcgcccctctcctccaccccggCCGCCCCACGGGAGCCGCACCCCAGCCCCACGCCTGCACCCCGGCTCTGCCCCACGGGAGCCgcacccctgcccctctcctccaccccggCCGCCCCACGGGAGCCGCACCCCAGCCCCACGCCTGCACCCCGGCTCTGCCCCACGGGAGCCGCACCCCcgcccctctcctccacccctggCTCCGCCCCACAGGAGCTGCACCCCcgcccctctcctccacccccggCTCCGCCCCACAGGAGCTGCACCCCcgcccctctcctccaccccggCCGCCCCACGGGAGCCGTACCCCCGCCCCTCTCCTCCGCCCCCGGCTCTGCCCCACGGGAGCCACACCACGGGAGCCgcacccctgcccctctcctccacccctggC encodes:
- the ZEB1 gene encoding zinc finger E-box-binding homeobox 1 isoform X1: MADGPRCKRRKQANPRRNNVTNYNTVVETNSDSDDEDKLHIVEEESIVDAADCEGGAPEDELPAEPTARPGRGEREGASQNCWEEDAGKEGSEILGPEAQADGAGCTVKEDDCDSDAENEQNHDPNVEEFLQQQDTAVIYPEAPEEDQRQGTPEASGQDENGTPDAFSQLLTCPYCDRGYKRFTSLKEHIKYRHEKNEDNFSCSLCSYTFAYRTQLERHMTSHKSGRDQRHVTQSGGNRKFKCTECGKAFKYKHHLKEHLRIHSGEKPYECPNCKKRFSHSGSYSSHISSKKCISLMPVNGRPRTGIKTSQCSSPSLSASPGSPTRPQIRQKIENKPLQEQLSVNQIKTEPVDYEFKPIVVASGINCSAPLQNGVFSGGGPLQATSSPQGVVQAVVLPTVGLVSPISINLSDIQNVLKVAVDGNVIRQVLENNQANLASKEQDTISAASLQQGGHSVISAISLPLVDQDGTTKIIINYSLEQPSQLQVVPQNLKKENPVPTNSCKSEKLPEDLTVKSEKDKSFEGGADDSTCLLCDDCPGDLNALPELKHYDLQQPAQPPPAPAPEAEKAEASVPSGAGDGSLSPSHPPLKNLLSLLKAYYALNAQPSAEELSKIADSVNLPLDVVKKWFEKMQAGQISVQPSEPSSPEPGTVNTPVKNEDQPQPTTESEAQDGTKSLQSPLKKTDSPGPPAGSAISGSRSSTPSPSPLNLSSSRNPQGYSYTAEGAQEEPQVEPLDLSLPKQQGESLERSTITSVYQNSVYSVQEEPLNLSCAKKEPQKDTCVTDSEPVVNVIPPSANPINIAIPTVTAQLPTIVAIADQNSVPCLRALAANKQTILIPQVAYTYSATVSPAVQEPPLKVIQPNGSQDERQDTSSEGVSNVEDQNDSDSTPPKKKMRKTENGMYACDLCDKIFQKSSSLLRHKYEHTGKRPHECGICKKAFKHKHHLIEHMRLHSGEKPYQCDKCGKRFSHSGSYSQHMNHRYSYCKREAEERGGAEPEPEEAGPEGAGPEGAGPEAAPADSDERESLTREEDEESDKDDDDEEDRELEELQDGKGCGRPQGDGDEEEEEEAAEEEEGAGAEAGAAGPAGSVEQKVSEGGERASGERANEA
- the ZEB1 gene encoding zinc finger E-box-binding homeobox 1 isoform X2: MADGPRCKRRKQANPRRNNVTNYNTVVETNSDSDDEDKLHIVEEESIVDAADCEGGAPEDELPAEPTARPGRGEREGASQNCWEEDGKEGSEILGPEAQADGAGCTVKEDDCDSDAENEQNHDPNVEEFLQQQDTAVIYPEAPEEDQRQGTPEASGQDENGTPDAFSQLLTCPYCDRGYKRFTSLKEHIKYRHEKNEDNFSCSLCSYTFAYRTQLERHMTSHKSGRDQRHVTQSGGNRKFKCTECGKAFKYKHHLKEHLRIHSGEKPYECPNCKKRFSHSGSYSSHISSKKCISLMPVNGRPRTGIKTSQCSSPSLSASPGSPTRPQIRQKIENKPLQEQLSVNQIKTEPVDYEFKPIVVASGINCSAPLQNGVFSGGGPLQATSSPQGVVQAVVLPTVGLVSPISINLSDIQNVLKVAVDGNVIRQVLENNQANLASKEQDTISAASLQQGGHSVISAISLPLVDQDGTTKIIINYSLEQPSQLQVVPQNLKKENPVPTNSCKSEKLPEDLTVKSEKDKSFEGGADDSTCLLCDDCPGDLNALPELKHYDLQQPAQPPPAPAPEAEKAEASVPSGAGDGSLSPSHPPLKNLLSLLKAYYALNAQPSAEELSKIADSVNLPLDVVKKWFEKMQAGQISVQPSEPSSPEPGTVNTPVKNEDQPQPTTESEAQDGTKSLQSPLKKTDSPGPPAGSAISGSRSSTPSPSPLNLSSSRNPQGYSYTAEGAQEEPQVEPLDLSLPKQQGESLERSTITSVYQNSVYSVQEEPLNLSCAKKEPQKDTCVTDSEPVVNVIPPSANPINIAIPTVTAQLPTIVAIADQNSVPCLRALAANKQTILIPQVAYTYSATVSPAVQEPPLKVIQPNGSQDERQDTSSEGVSNVEDQNDSDSTPPKKKMRKTENGMYACDLCDKIFQKSSSLLRHKYEHTGKRPHECGICKKAFKHKHHLIEHMRLHSGEKPYQCDKCGKRFSHSGSYSQHMNHRYSYCKREAEERGGAEPEPEEAGPEGAGPEGAGPEAAPADSDERESLTREEDEESDKDDDDEEDRELEELQDGKGCGRPQGDGDEEEEEEAAEEEEGAGAEAGAAGPAGSVEQKVSEGGERASGERANEA
- the ZEB1 gene encoding zinc finger E-box-binding homeobox 1 isoform X3; protein product: MADGPRCKRRKQANPRRNNVTNYNTVVETNSDSDDEDKLHIVEEESIVDAADCEGGAPEDELPAEPTARPGRGEREGASQNCWEEDVKEDDCDSDAENEQNHDPNVEEFLQQQDTAVIYPEAPEEDQRQGTPEASGQDENGTPDAFSQLLTCPYCDRGYKRFTSLKEHIKYRHEKNEDNFSCSLCSYTFAYRTQLERHMTSHKSGRDQRHVTQSGGNRKFKCTECGKAFKYKHHLKEHLRIHSGEKPYECPNCKKRFSHSGSYSSHISSKKCISLMPVNGRPRTGIKTSQCSSPSLSASPGSPTRPQIRQKIENKPLQEQLSVNQIKTEPVDYEFKPIVVASGINCSAPLQNGVFSGGGPLQATSSPQGVVQAVVLPTVGLVSPISINLSDIQNVLKVAVDGNVIRQVLENNQANLASKEQDTISAASLQQGGHSVISAISLPLVDQDGTTKIIINYSLEQPSQLQVVPQNLKKENPVPTNSCKSEKLPEDLTVKSEKDKSFEGGADDSTCLLCDDCPGDLNALPELKHYDLQQPAQPPPAPAPEAEKAEASVPSGAGDGSLSPSHPPLKNLLSLLKAYYALNAQPSAEELSKIADSVNLPLDVVKKWFEKMQAGQISVQPSEPSSPEPGTVNTPVKNEDQPQPTTESEAQDGTKSLQSPLKKTDSPGPPAGSAISGSRSSTPSPSPLNLSSSRNPQGYSYTAEGAQEEPQVEPLDLSLPKQQGESLERSTITSVYQNSVYSVQEEPLNLSCAKKEPQKDTCVTDSEPVVNVIPPSANPINIAIPTVTAQLPTIVAIADQNSVPCLRALAANKQTILIPQVAYTYSATVSPAVQEPPLKVIQPNGSQDERQDTSSEGVSNVEDQNDSDSTPPKKKMRKTENGMYACDLCDKIFQKSSSLLRHKYEHTGKRPHECGICKKAFKHKHHLIEHMRLHSGEKPYQCDKCGKRFSHSGSYSQHMNHRYSYCKREAEERGGAEPEPEEAGPEGAGPEGAGPEAAPADSDERESLTREEDEESDKDDDDEEDRELEELQDGKGCGRPQGDGDEEEEEEAAEEEEGAGAEAGAAGPAGSVEQKVSEGGERASGERANEA